One Streptomyces umbrinus genomic window, CCGTACGGACTCACGCCGGCCCGGCTCCGGCCTGACCAGGCAGTCGTTGCGCGGGCTGCCCGAGCGCAGGGACACGAAGTCGCAGGGGTACGCGCGGTCCCAGACCAGCTCCGAGTGCGCGTTCGCGACCAGGCTGTAGTCCCAGCGGTCGGCGCGCCGCAGCATCTTCGGGACACTGAAACCCCGTCGCGCGCCCGGGTACTTGAGCAGGTCCGCGCCCATCGACTTGAGCGGCGTGCCCTGGTGGGTGTGGATGTGCACCGCGCCCTCGCGCTTCACCAGGTCGTTCGCCCAATTCATGTTGTTGATCAGGTACTTGGCCCTCGCCGTCACCTTCCGGTATGCCCGGCTGCCCGGCAGGACGTGCTCGACGTCCGGCGGCAGCGTGTCCACGTACTCCTTCCCGACCACCCACACGCCCCGGACGTGCGGGGCGATCTCCCGCGCCTTGCGGTGGATCGCGGCCGGGTCACCGAGGACGCCCCGGTGCGAGAAGGCCGAGTACACGGCCAGGTTGGGATCGAGCGCGCGCCGCAGCACCAGCCGCCGGTGCGTCGCGAGCAGCACCCTGCGCAGCCGTCGGCGCCAGACCCGGTAGCGCCTGCGCAGGCCCGCCCGCCGCACGGCGGCCGCGCGGTGCAGGCCGTAGAGGGCGTACGGGGTCCGGGCGAGCAGCGTGAAGGACACCCGCGGGATGTCCGCGCCGAGCCGGTGCCCGTCCGGCCGGTACGCCCGCAGGTCCCGCGCCGCCCGCCGGTGGAACTCGGAGCGGGCCGACGGCGGTACGCGGTCCTGCTGGCGGAGGATGAAGAGGTAGTGGTCCGCCATGTGGTCGTAGAGGAACCCGCGCCACCGCTCCAACTCCGGCCGCTCGGCGATGAACCGGAACAGCCGCTCGTACTGCGCGAACACCTCGAAGTGCTCCCGGCTCGGCGTGCGCATCGCGTTGCCCTGGCGGCGCTGCCGGTAGTACACGCAGATCCGGTCGACGAGCGTGATCGTGCGGGCCGTCCACAGTGTCTGGTAGACGACCACCGCGTCCTCGTAGAAGCCGGTGGGGAAGGCGAAACCGCCCTCACGGAAGAAGTCGAGTCGGTACGCCTTGTTCCAGACGACCGTGAACAGGTCGAGCAGATCGGGGCGTTCGGCGACCGTGAACACCTCGGGGCCCGCCGCCTCGAAGACCGCCGCGTCCCGGTTGCGCTTCACCGCGCCGTGCCATTGCGTGCGCGCGTAGTCGAACAGGACGATGTCCGGCCGCGAGGTCGCGTCGATGCGCTCGGCGATCGCCCGCAGGGTTCCCGGCGTGTAGCTGTCGTCGCTGTCGAGGAACAGCAGGTACTCGCCCCGCGCCAGCTTCGCGCCGTGGTTGCGGGCCGGGCCGATACCGCCGTTGACGGGCAGATGAACCGGCACGACCCGCTCGTCGCGGGCCGCGAACTCGTCGATGATCGCCGAACTCCCGTCCGGGGAGCAGTCGTTGACGACGATCAGCTCGAAGTCGCCGTACGACTGGTCGAGGACCGACTCCAGGCATACGCGCAGATAGCCCTGCACGT contains:
- a CDS encoding bifunctional glycosyltransferase/CDP-glycerol:glycerophosphate glycerophosphotransferase, which codes for MPRFSIVVPVHNVQGYLRVCLESVLDQSYGDFELIVVNDCSPDGSSAIIDEFAARDERVVPVHLPVNGGIGPARNHGAKLARGEYLLFLDSDDSYTPGTLRAIAERIDATSRPDIVLFDYARTQWHGAVKRNRDAAVFEAAGPEVFTVAERPDLLDLFTVVWNKAYRLDFFREGGFAFPTGFYEDAVVVYQTLWTARTITLVDRICVYYRQRRQGNAMRTPSREHFEVFAQYERLFRFIAERPELERWRGFLYDHMADHYLFILRQQDRVPPSARSEFHRRAARDLRAYRPDGHRLGADIPRVSFTLLARTPYALYGLHRAAAVRRAGLRRRYRVWRRRLRRVLLATHRRLVLRRALDPNLAVYSAFSHRGVLGDPAAIHRKAREIAPHVRGVWVVGKEYVDTLPPDVEHVLPGSRAYRKVTARAKYLINNMNWANDLVKREGAVHIHTHQGTPLKSMGADLLKYPGARRGFSVPKMLRRADRWDYSLVANAHSELVWDRAYPCDFVSLRSGSPRNDCLVRPEPGRRESVRQRLDVGDDRTLILYAPTNRDHRQGGYAPDCDLERLVAGLPGDHVLAVRLHPSLAQRHERGLELKDLARRGVLLDVTDEPSVEDLMLASDALVTDYSSLMFDYAHLDRPIVLHAYDWDTYLAGRGTYFDVTERPPGHVTCDEGELARLFASGAWRDEESARLREAFRERFGGYDDGRASERVVRLLMLGEDLAAVPPTVPAPGVPSEQLARS